In Drosophila willistoni isolate 14030-0811.24 chromosome XR unlocalized genomic scaffold, UCI_dwil_1.1 Seg144, whole genome shotgun sequence, one DNA window encodes the following:
- the LOC6639012 gene encoding acetylcholine receptor subunit beta-like 1 has translation MELTSKSWLLIGILGWMLLMTVNASEDEERLVRDLFRGYNKLIRPVQNMTQKVGVRFGLAFVQLINVNEKNQIMKSNVWLRLVWYDYQLQWDEADYGGIGVLRLPPDKVWKPDIVLFNNADGNYEVRYKSNVLIYPTGEVLWVPPAIYQSSCTIDVTYFPFDQQTCIMKFGSWTFNGDQVSLALYNNKNFVDLSDYWKSGTWDIIEVPAYLNVYEGDSNHPTETDITFYIIIRRKTLFYTVNLILPTVLISFLCVLVFYLPAEAGEKVTLGISILLSLVVFLLLVSKILPPTSLVLPLIAKYLLFTFIMNTVSILVTVIIINWNFRGPRTHRMPMWIRSVFLHYLPAFLFMKRPRKTRLRWMMEMPGMSMPAHPHPSYGSPAELPKHISAIGGKQSKMEVMELSDLHHPNCKINRKVNSGAELGLGDGCRRESESSDSILLSPEASKATEAVEFIAEHLRNEDLYIQTREDWKYVAMVIDRLQLYIFFIVTTAGTVGILMDAPHIFEYVDQDRIIEIYRGK, from the exons ATGGAGCTAACAAGCAAGTCCTGGCTCTTAATAGGCATCCTCGGGTGGATGCTTTTGATGACag TCAATGCATCCGAAGATGAAGAGCGCCTGGTGCGTGACCTCTTTCGAGGCTACAATAAACTCATACGACCCGTACAGAATATGACACAAAAAGTTGGAGTAAGATTTGGTTTGGCGTTCGTACAGCTAATCAATGTC AATgagaaaaatcaaattatgAAATCAAACGTTTGGTTACGTTTGGTTTGGTACGACTATCAGCTACAATGGGATGAGGCTGATTACGGCGGCATTGGTGTACTACGACTGCCGCCCGATAAGGTTTGGAAACCGGATATTGTGCTCTTCAATAA TGCCGATGGCAATTATGAGGTCCGCTACAAATCAAACGTTCTCATCTATCCCACTGGAGAAGTGTTGTGGGTTCCGCCGGCCATTTATCAGAGCTCATGCACCATTGATGTTACCTACTTCCCCTTCGATCAGCAGACTTGTATAATGAAATTCGGTTCTTGGACTTTCAATGGTGACCAAGTCTCATTGGCCCTGTACAATAATAAGAACTTTGTGGATCTATCGGATTACTGGAAATCGGGTACTTGGGATATCATTGAGGTGCCAGCTTATTTAAATGTCTATGAGGGCGATAGCAATCATCCCACTGAGACGGATATCACTTTCTACATTATAATACGACGTAAAACACTATTCTATACGGTCAATTTGATATTACCTACGGTGTTGATTTCATTTCTCTGTGTGCTTGTTTTCTATTTGCCCGCCGAGGCCGGCGAGAAG GTCACATTGGGCATTAGTATTTTGCTGTCACTGGTTGTGTTCCTGTTGTTGGTATCCAAAATTTTACCGCCCACTTCGCTAGTGTTGCCGCTTATAGCTAAATATCTGCTATTCACCTTCATTATGAATACCGTATCTATTCTGGTTACGGTGATCATTATCAATTGGAATTTCCGAGGTCCACGCACCCATCGTATGCCCATGTGGATACGTTCGGTGTTTCTACACTATCTGCCAGCCTTCCTATTTATGAAGCGTCCGCGCAAGACCCGCCTACGCTGGATGATGGAAATGCCAGGGATGAGCATGCCAGCCCATCCGCATCCTTCGTATGGCTCCCCAGCCGAGCTTCCCAAGCATATCAGTGCAATTGGTGGCAAGCAATCCAAAATGGAAGTAATGGAACTATCTGATCTCCATCATCCCAATTGCAAAATCAATCGCAAAGTGAACAGTGGCGCCGAACTGGGCCTCGGCGATGGCTGCAGGCGCGAAAGTGAGTCTTCCGATTCAATTCTATTGTCACCAGAGGCGAGTAAGGCTACCGAGGCGGTAGAGTTCATCGCTGAGCATTTACGTAACGAGGATCTCTACATACAG ACTCGCGAGGATTGGAAATATGTTGCCATGGTCATTGATCGCTTGCAGTTGTACATTTTCTTCATTGTCACTACGGCAGGAACTGTTGGTATTCTCATGGATGCTCCACATATCTTTGAATATGTTGATCAGGATCGCATTATTGAAATTTATCGCGGAAAGTAA